One region of bacterium genomic DNA includes:
- a CDS encoding carbohydrate kinase family protein has product MLTRDRILLLNNFPQPNQKLSVHSWTDQPGGPVAVGLMTMAALGLQVHWGLPLAPSAPAAFVTSYFEKLGLSHQRAESADNAISIAEAIILVEAPTGQRTVLLQEPPALPRPRPAELPPAEWVYLDGRDLALTRRAKQLAKAQGSKIFLDMGSLRPHWQEIVAGCDLAIVSDDVMRRLDPALTPAGMLRVLESHGVAIAGITLGQEGSLFLSQGRELSVPAVPPARLVDATNAGDVFHGAFLAAWIKSGDLQRSAEFAARCAAWAIGQIGHNLQQFRAAQADFPLAFL; this is encoded by the coding sequence TTGCTCACCCGCGACCGCATCCTGCTGTTGAACAATTTCCCACAACCGAATCAAAAGCTGTCGGTTCACTCCTGGACAGACCAGCCGGGCGGCCCGGTGGCAGTCGGCCTGATGACCATGGCGGCATTGGGCCTGCAGGTGCATTGGGGGCTGCCGCTGGCTCCCAGCGCGCCGGCTGCGTTCGTCACTTCCTACTTCGAAAAACTGGGATTGTCCCACCAACGGGCGGAATCCGCGGACAACGCCATTTCCATCGCCGAGGCCATCATTTTGGTGGAAGCACCGACCGGCCAGCGTACCGTTTTGCTGCAAGAGCCGCCTGCCTTGCCGCGACCGAGGCCCGCAGAATTGCCGCCGGCCGAATGGGTCTATCTCGATGGCCGCGACCTGGCTTTAACCCGGCGCGCCAAACAGCTTGCCAAGGCGCAGGGCAGCAAAATCTTTCTGGACATGGGCAGCCTGCGGCCGCACTGGCAGGAGATCGTTGCCGGCTGCGATCTCGCCATTGTCTCGGATGATGTCATGCGCCGCCTGGATCCCGCACTGACGCCGGCCGGCATGCTGCGCGTGCTGGAGAGTCACGGCGTGGCCATTGCCGGCATCACGCTCGGGCAGGAGGGCAGCCTGTTTCTCAGCCAGGGCCGCGAGTTGAGCGTGCCGGCGGTGCCACCGGCGCGGCTGGTGGATGCCACCAATGCCGGCGATGTGTTTCACGGCGCGTTTCTCGCGGCCTGGATCAAAAGCGGCGACTTGCAGCGCAGTGCTGAGTTCGCGGCGCGCTGTGCCGCCTGGGCCATTGGGCAGATTGGCCACAATCTGCAGCAATTCCGCGCCGCGCAAGCCGATTTTCCTCTTGCTTTTCTGTGA
- a CDS encoding CPBP family intramembrane metalloprotease, translating into MHFKNAQAEHEPRGSEYTRRATLTGKDSGRAVEIFSQLTMSNPQFRADDNVNGTFADPTHGDREVLIDLKPALGPTPISKLSPQSLFLLIAALAALAAFFLLDQRLIATAGLGVLSLLGMLPVWRAHARLPQTLFAFCAFSLAIQNQYFSVAYPFSNIFILTGMLGLFFLSGRSWQELHFAPGQTRKWTRPALLLGLLLAALILAIYFQQPEWVGKNPTPRQWPVDVLLIVALGYATFSALMEETIFRGMLLAAAQQHLPAGLAIAAQAFVFAAAHYHAGFPSQTAGAGLAFVWGAAAGWITLKAGSIYPAYLLHFVLVLALFFVLAFVP; encoded by the coding sequence GTGCACTTCAAAAACGCGCAAGCAGAGCATGAACCGCGCGGCAGCGAATACACAAGACGGGCCACGCTCACCGGAAAGGATTCCGGCCGCGCCGTGGAAATTTTCAGCCAGCTCACTATGTCCAACCCACAATTCCGTGCGGATGACAACGTCAACGGCACTTTTGCCGACCCCACTCATGGTGATCGCGAAGTTTTGATCGACCTCAAGCCTGCGCTCGGACCTACGCCCATTTCCAAGCTCTCCCCCCAAAGCCTGTTCCTGTTGATCGCGGCATTGGCCGCCCTTGCCGCATTCTTCCTGCTCGACCAACGATTGATCGCCACCGCCGGCCTCGGCGTTTTGTCTTTGTTGGGAATGCTTCCGGTCTGGCGCGCGCACGCGCGCCTGCCGCAGACCCTCTTCGCCTTCTGCGCCTTCTCGCTCGCGATTCAGAATCAGTATTTCTCAGTGGCCTATCCCTTTTCGAACATCTTCATCCTCACCGGAATGCTGGGCCTTTTCTTCCTGAGCGGCCGGTCCTGGCAGGAATTACACTTTGCTCCGGGCCAAACGCGCAAATGGACGCGGCCTGCCCTGCTGCTCGGCCTCTTGCTGGCTGCGCTGATTCTCGCGATCTATTTTCAGCAGCCCGAGTGGGTGGGGAAGAATCCCACGCCGCGGCAATGGCCGGTGGATGTCTTGCTCATCGTTGCGCTGGGCTACGCCACCTTTAGTGCGCTGATGGAGGAGACGATTTTTCGCGGCATGTTGCTGGCCGCGGCGCAGCAGCATTTGCCGGCAGGCTTGGCGATCGCGGCGCAAGCCTTCGTGTTCGCCGCAGCACATTATCATGCCGGCTTTCCCTCGCAAACCGCAGGTGCGGGGCTGGCATTCGTGTGGGGCGCAGCCGCCGGATGGATCACACTCAAAGCCGGCTCGATCTATCCCGCTTACCTGTTGCACTTTGTTCTGGTGCTGGCGCTGTTTTTCGTATTGGCTTTCGTTCCTTGA